The following coding sequences are from one Desulfosporosinus orientis DSM 765 window:
- a CDS encoding short-chain-enoyl-CoA hydratase, whose translation MEYANLLLEKNDSVAILTVNRPKALNALNSDTLSELSSALDAVIQDSAIKAVVLTGSGGKAFVAGADISQMKDFNSLQGRRFAQLGHAVFRKIELMPQPVIAAINGFALGGGCELAMACDIRIAAENAKFGQPEVTLGLTAGFGGTQRLPRLVGTGIASELLFTGDIIDAQEAYRIGLVNKVYTSEALLEEALKLARRIADRAPAAVQLSKSAIQRGINLDLDSAQAYEAEVFGLTFSTQDQTEGCSAFLEKRKPVFEGR comes from the coding sequence ATGGAGTACGCTAATCTCTTGCTGGAAAAAAACGACTCGGTTGCTATTCTGACTGTCAATCGGCCGAAAGCTTTGAATGCCTTGAATAGTGACACCTTATCAGAACTTTCCAGTGCCCTTGATGCGGTGATTCAGGATTCCGCGATTAAAGCGGTTGTATTGACAGGCAGCGGAGGCAAAGCCTTTGTTGCCGGCGCCGATATCTCGCAAATGAAGGATTTCAATTCTTTGCAGGGACGTCGTTTTGCCCAGTTAGGCCATGCAGTGTTTCGGAAAATTGAATTAATGCCTCAGCCCGTGATTGCAGCCATTAATGGATTTGCTTTAGGCGGCGGCTGTGAATTAGCTATGGCTTGTGATATTCGTATCGCTGCTGAGAACGCCAAATTTGGCCAGCCTGAAGTTACCCTGGGACTTACCGCCGGCTTTGGCGGCACTCAACGTTTGCCTCGCTTAGTTGGAACAGGCATTGCCAGCGAGTTGCTCTTTACAGGAGATATTATTGATGCACAAGAGGCCTATCGGATAGGGTTAGTCAATAAGGTTTACACTTCGGAAGCGTTGTTAGAGGAAGCTTTGAAACTAGCCCGGCGCATAGCTGACAGGGCGCCTGCCGCCGTCCAATTAAGCAAAAGTGCTATTCAGCGGGGGATTAATTTAGATTTAGACAGTGCCCAAGCCTATGAAGCGGAAGTTTTCGGCCTAACCTTTAGTACACAGGATCAAACAGAGGGCTGCAGTGCTTTCTTGGAAAAGCGTAAGCCTGTATTTGAAGGCAGGTAA
- a CDS encoding 3-hydroxybutyryl-CoA dehydrogenase, with the protein MKTIMVIGAGQMGGGIAQVAAQAGYSVILNDIKEEFVNRGFGIIDKNLGRSVEKGKLQAEEKDSILGRITKSVSLQDAVNADLVIEAAVENMEIKAKIFSQLDVICPEHTILATNTSSLPITEIAAVTKRPDRVIGMHFMNPVPVMKLVEVIRGLATSDEVYTTIEDMSIKMGKTPVEVNDAPGFVANRVLIPMINEAVFTLYEGIASVEAIDNVMKLGMNHPMGPLALGDLIGLDTVLSIMEVLHEGLGDKYRPCPLLRKYVKAGWLGRKSGRGFYNYEA; encoded by the coding sequence ATGAAGACAATAATGGTCATTGGAGCAGGACAAATGGGTGGTGGAATCGCCCAGGTTGCTGCACAAGCAGGTTATTCAGTTATTCTCAACGACATTAAAGAGGAATTCGTAAACAGGGGTTTTGGAATTATTGATAAAAATCTCGGTCGGAGCGTTGAAAAAGGTAAGCTTCAGGCAGAGGAAAAAGACAGCATTTTAGGCCGTATTACTAAATCTGTTTCCCTGCAGGATGCAGTAAACGCTGACTTGGTGATAGAAGCAGCTGTTGAGAACATGGAAATCAAAGCCAAGATTTTCTCACAGCTTGATGTCATATGTCCGGAACATACAATTCTTGCGACGAATACATCTTCTTTGCCGATTACTGAGATCGCAGCCGTTACAAAACGTCCGGATCGGGTTATAGGAATGCACTTTATGAACCCGGTTCCAGTGATGAAGCTTGTGGAAGTTATTCGAGGCCTTGCTACCAGTGATGAAGTGTATACTACCATCGAAGATATGAGCATTAAAATGGGAAAAACTCCTGTTGAAGTTAATGATGCTCCGGGCTTCGTTGCCAATAGGGTTCTGATTCCCATGATTAACGAAGCTGTATTTACACTTTATGAAGGAATCGCTTCTGTTGAAGCTATTGACAATGTTATGAAATTAGGGATGAATCATCCCATGGGTCCCTTAGCCTTAGGGGATTTGATCGGTTTGGATACCGTGCTCTCCATTATGGAAGTTCTTCATGAAGGATTAGGAGATAAATATCGTCCTTGCCCGTTGCTTCGCAAATATGTAAAAGCGGGTTGGCTGGGACGTAAATCCGGTCGTGGTTTCTACAACTATGAAGCTTAA
- a CDS encoding sigma-54-dependent Fis family transcriptional regulator: MLVEGHNFSVTLDEILDNTNNAIIAVDPQGTIVYANHAVYDILKVPVKDLIGQSITTHFPETGMLRVLETGVAELAQQLKLSDTVLLSNRTPIYAQGKLVGAVAVFQDITILQNFLDNLVIEHEKTKQLQRTLEVVLNTAYDGLIVVNNQGIVTMTNQAFSSFFDQNPEDMIGKPITEVYDNPKFTEVLETAQPVHGYIHDLNGHEIIASRVPIIQDGKIVGALGKVVFKDVNELYALTKKVDSLRLELDYYKKTLSQNNSSALELLKGKNPIMNSLVRTTLRVAKSGSTVLLRGESGTGKELFALLLHAQSSRSQGPFIKVNCAAVPENLLESEMFGYDEGAFTGARKGGKIGKFELADGGTLFLDEIGDMEMSMQAKLLRVIQEREVERLGSNKTRKVDFRLVAATNRDLEGMIRDKQFREDLYYRLNVVTLTIPPLRERLDDMDDLIKTFIKKFNLQFAQSVTGLSEEANAVLKKHRWPGNIRELENIIERAFNMLDGTEIQLKHLPNYLQILANHDIRPYAEGTLETILKGVERDALIIALETANGNKVQAAKSLGLSRAGLYKKLIKHQLHK; this comes from the coding sequence ATGCTGGTGGAGGGACATAATTTTTCGGTTACTCTCGATGAAATTTTAGATAATACAAATAACGCAATTATCGCTGTAGACCCTCAAGGCACGATTGTTTATGCCAACCACGCTGTCTATGATATCTTGAAAGTTCCTGTCAAAGATCTGATCGGGCAATCAATTACCACCCATTTTCCTGAAACTGGGATGCTTCGAGTTCTCGAAACGGGAGTTGCAGAGCTGGCCCAGCAATTAAAACTGAGTGATACCGTTCTTCTCAGTAATCGCACCCCAATCTATGCTCAAGGTAAGTTGGTGGGAGCTGTGGCAGTGTTTCAAGACATAACCATTCTCCAGAATTTCCTGGATAATTTGGTAATTGAACATGAAAAAACGAAGCAACTCCAGCGTACTCTCGAGGTAGTTTTGAATACAGCCTATGATGGGCTGATTGTCGTGAATAATCAAGGTATTGTCACTATGACCAATCAGGCCTTCTCAAGTTTTTTTGATCAAAATCCTGAGGATATGATTGGAAAACCCATCACAGAGGTTTATGATAATCCGAAATTTACAGAAGTTCTGGAAACGGCCCAGCCAGTACACGGCTATATCCATGACTTAAACGGACATGAAATTATTGCCAGCAGAGTGCCGATTATTCAAGACGGTAAAATTGTCGGTGCTTTAGGAAAGGTTGTTTTCAAAGATGTCAATGAACTCTATGCCTTGACCAAAAAGGTGGACTCTTTACGTTTGGAGCTGGATTATTATAAAAAGACTCTGTCACAAAACAATTCTTCGGCTCTGGAGCTCTTAAAAGGAAAAAATCCCATTATGAATTCTCTGGTACGAACTACTCTTCGAGTGGCTAAATCCGGATCAACAGTGCTGTTGCGGGGAGAAAGCGGTACCGGTAAAGAGTTGTTTGCTTTATTGCTCCATGCTCAAAGCTCCCGCAGTCAAGGTCCCTTTATCAAGGTGAATTGCGCAGCAGTGCCGGAAAATTTACTTGAATCCGAGATGTTTGGTTATGATGAAGGTGCTTTTACCGGGGCGCGGAAAGGCGGAAAGATCGGAAAATTTGAATTAGCTGACGGCGGTACTCTGTTCCTGGATGAAATTGGGGATATGGAAATGAGTATGCAGGCAAAATTACTGCGAGTCATTCAGGAACGGGAAGTAGAACGGTTAGGCAGCAACAAAACTCGTAAAGTTGATTTTAGGCTGGTAGCAGCAACCAATCGAGACCTGGAAGGAATGATTCGGGATAAGCAATTCCGCGAAGACCTATACTATCGCTTAAACGTTGTAACCTTAACCATACCGCCCTTGCGTGAACGTTTGGATGATATGGATGATCTTATAAAAACCTTTATCAAAAAGTTTAATCTTCAGTTTGCACAATCCGTAACAGGACTCAGTGAAGAAGCAAACGCCGTTCTCAAGAAACATCGCTGGCCCGGTAATATCCGCGAACTGGAAAATATTATTGAAAGAGCATTTAACATGCTTGATGGAACAGAAATTCAACTGAAACATCTGCCGAACTATCTGCAAATCCTGGCCAATCACGATATTCGTCCCTACGCTGAAGGGACCTTAGAAACCATTCTTAAGGGGGTGGAAAGAGATGCCCTGATTATTGCTCTGGAAACGGCCAATGGAAATAAAGTGCAGGCTGCAAAATCTTTAGGACTCTCAAGGGCAGGACTCTATAAGAAATTGATTAAGCACCAATTACACAAATAA
- the nifV gene encoding homocitrate synthase, whose translation MRHLTIVDTTLRDGEQTAGVVFSNQEKLMIARLLDELGVHQIEAGVAVMGGDEKRAISEIAKLGLKASIMGWNRAVISDIEASLACGVDAVAISISTSDIHIEHKLMTTREDVLERMIKATSFAKREGMYISVNAEDASRSDMDFLIQFALEAKKAGADRLRYCDTVGILDPFVTYERIKTLVENTGLDIEMHTHDDFGMATANALAGVKAGATHVGVTVNGLGERAGNAALEEVVMALKHLLDTDLSFATERFVEVSEYVARASGRRVPPWKSIVGSNMFAHESGIHADGALKNPKTYEAFSPEDVGLERQIVIGKHSGTASIKAKFRNEYGEEISEEEANEMLKRVRALAVDMKRSLFDKELIYIYSDMKKQK comes from the coding sequence TTGAGACACTTAACGATTGTAGACACTACTTTGCGTGATGGAGAACAAACCGCCGGCGTGGTATTTTCAAACCAGGAAAAACTCATGATCGCGCGTTTGCTTGATGAGCTGGGTGTTCATCAAATTGAAGCCGGAGTAGCGGTTATGGGCGGTGATGAGAAACGCGCAATTAGTGAGATTGCCAAACTGGGATTGAAGGCAAGCATTATGGGCTGGAATCGTGCTGTAATTTCCGATATCGAGGCATCATTGGCCTGTGGTGTTGATGCTGTTGCGATTTCTATTTCCACCTCAGATATTCATATTGAACATAAATTGATGACCACTCGTGAGGATGTCTTGGAACGAATGATTAAAGCCACAAGCTTTGCTAAGCGGGAAGGAATGTATATATCAGTCAATGCGGAAGATGCTTCACGATCCGACATGGACTTTTTGATTCAATTTGCTTTAGAAGCCAAAAAAGCCGGTGCTGACCGCTTGCGCTACTGTGATACCGTTGGAATATTAGATCCTTTTGTAACCTATGAGAGAATTAAAACCTTAGTGGAAAATACAGGCCTTGATATTGAAATGCATACTCATGATGATTTCGGTATGGCTACTGCCAATGCCCTGGCCGGAGTCAAAGCCGGTGCAACCCATGTGGGTGTAACGGTGAACGGTTTGGGAGAACGTGCAGGTAATGCGGCTTTAGAAGAAGTTGTAATGGCCTTAAAGCATTTACTGGATACGGATTTGAGTTTTGCCACAGAAAGATTTGTTGAGGTCTCTGAATATGTAGCCCGAGCTTCAGGTCGGAGGGTTCCTCCCTGGAAGTCTATCGTGGGAAGCAATATGTTTGCCCATGAATCAGGGATTCATGCTGACGGAGCACTGAAAAATCCTAAAACATATGAGGCTTTTAGTCCTGAGGATGTCGGACTGGAACGACAGATTGTGATTGGCAAACACTCCGGAACGGCCTCCATTAAGGCAAAGTTCCGCAATGAGTATGGTGAAGAAATCTCTGAAGAAGAAGCCAATGAGATGCTGAAGCGGGTTAGGGCCTTGGCGGTGGATATGAAACGATCACTCTTTGACAAGGAATTAATCTATATTTACAGCGACATGAAGAAGCAGAAATAG
- the gatB gene encoding Asp-tRNA(Asn)/Glu-tRNA(Gln) amidotransferase subunit GatB produces the protein MLIANKYEMVCGLEVHVELQTKTKIFCGCSTEFGGEQNTHVCPVCLGMPGALPVLNRQVVDFAIKAGLALNCEIAEFSKFDRKNYFYPDLSKNYQTSQFDLPICGKGGIEIEAEGEKKWIGITRAHMEEDAGKLVHSGDTITTSNASSVDYNRAGVPLLEIVSEPDMRSIPEVLAYLEKLVQILEYTEVSDCRLEQGSVRFDINVSLRPAGSEAFGTRTETKNLNSFSSVRRCLEYETARQARVLDAGEKVIQETRTWDEGQGITLALRSKEEAHDYRYFPEPDLTPLVIDREWVERIRKTLPELPAERRARLQSIGLSDYDAGVITSSKALSDFFDDALASFSDAKTLANWVMGDLTRLLNSNQCPVEDSPISPKQLADLLGLIEKGTISGKIAKTVIEEMYATGKDPEVIVKEKGLAQISDEGALLGIIDSVIAANPQSVEDYRAGKDRAIGFLVGQIMKATKGQANPGLVNKLLKEKLS, from the coding sequence GTGTTAATCGCTAATAAGTATGAAATGGTCTGCGGTCTTGAAGTTCACGTGGAACTCCAGACAAAGACGAAGATATTCTGTGGATGCAGCACCGAATTCGGCGGAGAACAGAACACTCATGTCTGCCCCGTCTGTTTGGGTATGCCCGGCGCCCTGCCTGTTTTGAACCGCCAGGTGGTGGATTTTGCTATTAAAGCTGGACTGGCCTTAAACTGCGAAATTGCCGAATTCTCCAAGTTTGACCGTAAAAACTACTTCTACCCGGATTTGTCGAAAAACTATCAGACCTCCCAATTTGATCTGCCCATTTGCGGCAAAGGCGGCATAGAAATCGAAGCAGAGGGCGAGAAGAAGTGGATCGGAATTACCCGGGCCCATATGGAGGAAGATGCCGGTAAGTTGGTCCACAGCGGGGATACCATTACCACCTCCAATGCCTCGTCTGTGGATTATAATCGGGCCGGTGTGCCTCTTCTGGAGATTGTTTCAGAGCCGGACATGCGTTCCATTCCTGAAGTGCTTGCCTACCTGGAAAAGCTGGTCCAAATCCTGGAGTACACGGAAGTCTCAGATTGCCGTCTGGAACAGGGTTCGGTGCGCTTTGATATTAATGTTTCCCTGCGTCCCGCGGGTTCCGAAGCCTTTGGAACTCGTACAGAAACCAAGAATCTCAACTCTTTCAGCTCTGTACGGCGCTGTTTGGAATACGAAACAGCCCGCCAGGCCCGGGTTTTGGATGCCGGAGAAAAGGTGATTCAAGAAACCAGAACCTGGGATGAGGGGCAAGGAATAACCTTAGCTCTTCGCTCTAAAGAAGAAGCTCATGACTACCGCTACTTCCCTGAACCCGACCTGACCCCTCTGGTTATCGACCGGGAGTGGGTGGAGCGGATACGCAAGACTCTCCCTGAACTGCCTGCAGAGCGCCGCGCCAGGCTGCAAAGCATAGGATTGTCTGACTATGATGCGGGAGTTATTACTTCTTCTAAGGCCCTGTCCGACTTCTTTGACGATGCTTTGGCCAGCTTCAGTGATGCCAAGACCTTGGCCAACTGGGTGATGGGGGATCTGACCCGCTTGTTAAATTCCAATCAGTGCCCTGTGGAGGACTCACCGATTTCTCCTAAACAATTGGCAGACCTTTTAGGGCTCATCGAGAAAGGAACCATCAGCGGGAAAATAGCCAAGACAGTTATTGAGGAAATGTATGCTACCGGCAAAGACCCTGAGGTGATTGTCAAAGAAAAGGGACTTGCTCAAATCAGTGACGAGGGGGCCTTGTTGGGAATCATCGACAGCGTGATCGCCGCCAATCCTCAATCCGTAGAGGATTACCGGGCCGGAAAAGACCGGGCCATCGGCTTCTTAGTGGGGCAGATTATGAAAGCTACCAAGGGTCAGGCCAATCCAGGTCTGGTCAATAAACTTCTTAAGGAAAAACTATCGTAA
- the gatA gene encoding Asp-tRNA(Asn)/Glu-tRNA(Gln) amidotransferase subunit GatA codes for MESVSIGKSVSELHELLVHKDISSTELTKAYIDRIRSVDPVLKSYLTVLEDEALAQAAEVDEKIAQGQALKPLEGIPMALKDNMCTEGVRTSCASKMLDNFLPPYNATVTERLRASGAILLGKLNMDEFAMGSSTENSYFAQTRNPWNLECVPGGSSGGSAVAVAGDEAAFTLGSDTGGSIRQPASFCGVVGMKPTYGAVSRLGLIAFASSLDQIGPFTKTVADNALVMNAIAGHDPLDSTSVPFETPDYTKFLENDIKGLKIGIPREYFGEGIDPEVAKGIQAGIQTLKDLGAEVAECSLPHTEYAIPAYYLIATAEASSNLARYDGVRYGYRADSNDVLGMFKKTRAEGFGPEVKRRIMLGTYALSSGYYDAYYLKAQKVRTLIKQDFDKAFETFDVLLSPTAPTPAFKFGEKSADPLAMYLSDITTVPVNMAGIPALSIPAGFVNGLPIGMQFMGKAFGEGTLYRVAYTFEQNTNYHTLKPNLSGEVLSRVNR; via the coding sequence TTGGAATCAGTAAGTATCGGTAAGTCAGTTAGTGAACTCCATGAACTTCTCGTTCATAAAGACATAAGCTCCACAGAATTGACCAAAGCCTACATAGACCGCATTAGGTCAGTGGACCCGGTATTAAAATCCTATTTAACCGTTCTGGAAGATGAGGCTTTGGCACAGGCTGCTGAGGTGGACGAAAAGATTGCTCAAGGACAAGCCTTAAAACCTTTAGAAGGTATTCCAATGGCCCTTAAAGACAACATGTGTACCGAAGGAGTGCGCACCAGCTGTGCTTCTAAAATGCTCGACAATTTTCTTCCTCCTTATAATGCCACGGTGACAGAGCGATTGCGAGCTAGTGGAGCAATTCTTCTCGGCAAGCTGAATATGGACGAATTTGCCATGGGTTCCTCCACTGAGAATTCCTATTTTGCTCAAACCCGCAATCCTTGGAATTTGGAGTGTGTCCCCGGAGGGTCTTCCGGAGGATCTGCTGTGGCTGTGGCAGGAGACGAAGCGGCCTTTACCTTAGGCTCTGATACCGGGGGCTCCATTCGCCAGCCGGCTTCCTTCTGCGGCGTGGTGGGCATGAAGCCGACCTATGGTGCAGTTTCCCGTTTGGGACTGATTGCTTTCGCTTCGTCCCTGGACCAGATCGGCCCCTTTACCAAGACCGTGGCAGATAATGCTCTGGTGATGAATGCTATCGCCGGCCATGATCCATTGGATTCCACATCCGTTCCTTTTGAGACCCCGGATTATACCAAGTTTTTAGAGAATGATATCAAAGGCCTGAAAATTGGAATTCCTCGCGAGTACTTTGGCGAGGGCATTGATCCTGAAGTTGCCAAGGGGATTCAAGCCGGAATTCAGACCTTAAAGGATTTAGGGGCGGAAGTGGCGGAGTGCTCCCTGCCGCATACGGAATATGCCATTCCCGCCTATTACCTGATTGCTACTGCGGAGGCCAGCTCAAATCTGGCTCGCTATGACGGTGTGCGCTATGGGTACCGGGCAGACTCCAATGATGTCTTAGGAATGTTTAAGAAAACCCGGGCTGAAGGATTCGGGCCGGAAGTTAAACGGAGAATTATGCTGGGTACCTACGCTTTAAGTTCGGGTTATTATGATGCCTACTATCTGAAAGCGCAAAAAGTGAGAACCCTGATTAAGCAGGATTTTGACAAAGCTTTTGAAACCTTTGATGTTTTGCTTTCCCCAACTGCGCCTACCCCTGCCTTTAAATTCGGGGAAAAATCAGCAGATCCTTTGGCTATGTATTTATCTGATATTACAACAGTCCCGGTTAACATGGCAGGTATTCCGGCCCTTTCGATTCCTGCCGGATTCGTCAATGGGCTGCCCATCGGCATGCAGTTTATGGGCAAAGCCTTTGGGGAAGGGACTTTGTATCGTGTGGCCTATACCTTTGAGCAAAACACCAATTACCATACCTTAAAGCCAAATTTGTCCGGGGAGGTGCTGAGCCGTGTTAATCGCTAA
- the gatC gene encoding Asp-tRNA(Asn)/Glu-tRNA(Gln) amidotransferase subunit GatC, with the protein MSISREDVEYVAALARLELTEQETQEYTEQLNSILGYAAMLERLDTSNVAPTAHAVPLHNVLREDQVKESINHEKALKNAPDGDEGFFRVPKISLT; encoded by the coding sequence TTGTCAATTTCACGTGAAGACGTTGAATACGTGGCGGCTTTGGCCCGCCTAGAGTTAACGGAACAGGAAACTCAGGAATATACGGAACAGCTTAACTCCATTTTAGGCTATGCAGCTATGCTGGAGAGATTAGATACAAGTAATGTGGCGCCGACAGCCCATGCAGTGCCTTTGCACAATGTACTGCGGGAGGATCAAGTGAAAGAATCCATTAATCATGAAAAAGCCCTTAAGAATGCTCCTGATGGAGATGAAGGGTTCTTTAGAGTACCGAAAATTAGTTTGACTTAA
- the ligA gene encoding NAD-dependent DNA ligase LigA, with amino-acid sequence MQDDFERIAALRKELEEANKQYYELDQPRITDGEYDALMRELLALEAKHPDSVAPDSPTQRVGGAVAKEYTKVRHLEPLLSLDNAFDAGDLREFDRRVRQVFAEVEYVVELKIDGLTVALTYVDGLMVRGATRGDGSVGEEITANVKTVGSIPLRLNKPVAKLSVRGEGYMPKASFARLNQEREEEGLSTFANPRNAAAGSLRQLNSRITAERKLDYFAYQLLSANELGLNNQIDVLNYLKEQGFVVNPEYKVFHDIEEVIKYCEEMAGERHRFPYDIDGLVIKVNDFDLQQELGFTAKSPRWAISYKFPAEQVETVVEDIILRVGRTGVLTPTAVLQAVPVAGSTVSRATLHNLDNIREKDIRIGDHVLIHKAGDVIPEVIRVLPEKRSGEERFFEMPELCPECQSPVLREEGEAAYRCQSISCPAQQREGIIHFVSRDAMAIDGLGPAVIQQLLDADLIKDAADLYALSFEDLVPLERMGQKSAENLLKAIADSKERGLAPLIFALGIRHTGVKAGKILAQTFGSMEKLQGAGLEELLAIPDIGPGMAESLVQFFGMESTERFLAKLQEAGVKMTADISARPQIFAGKSIVVTGSLERWERREIETLIEERGGKAASSVSKKTAFVVAGEKAGSKLVKAQDLGIAVLTEEEFELMLKDES; translated from the coding sequence ATGCAGGATGATTTTGAGCGTATAGCAGCTCTTCGCAAGGAGCTGGAAGAGGCAAATAAACAATACTATGAGCTGGACCAGCCCCGCATCACGGATGGGGAATACGATGCGCTCATGCGGGAGCTTTTGGCCTTGGAAGCTAAGCACCCGGATTCAGTGGCTCCGGATTCGCCCACACAGCGGGTGGGGGGAGCCGTAGCCAAGGAGTACACGAAAGTCAGGCATTTGGAACCGCTCCTCAGCCTGGACAATGCCTTTGACGCCGGAGATTTGCGGGAGTTTGACCGCAGGGTGCGTCAGGTCTTTGCTGAAGTGGAGTATGTGGTGGAGTTGAAGATTGATGGTTTAACTGTGGCATTGACCTATGTGGACGGGCTGATGGTACGGGGGGCGACCCGGGGAGACGGCAGTGTGGGGGAGGAAATTACGGCTAATGTGAAAACCGTAGGTTCAATTCCCTTGCGCTTAAATAAGCCTGTGGCCAAATTAAGTGTCCGGGGTGAGGGGTATATGCCCAAAGCCTCCTTTGCCCGTTTGAATCAAGAGCGTGAAGAAGAAGGACTGTCAACGTTTGCCAATCCCCGCAATGCGGCGGCAGGTTCCCTGCGACAGCTCAATTCCCGGATCACGGCGGAACGCAAGCTGGACTACTTTGCTTATCAGCTTTTATCCGCCAATGAGCTAGGCTTAAATAATCAAATCGATGTGCTTAATTATCTCAAGGAGCAAGGCTTTGTCGTCAACCCTGAGTATAAGGTCTTTCACGATATTGAGGAGGTCATAAAGTATTGTGAAGAAATGGCTGGGGAACGACATCGTTTTCCCTACGATATTGATGGTCTGGTCATCAAAGTTAATGACTTTGATCTCCAGCAGGAACTGGGCTTTACCGCCAAAAGTCCCCGCTGGGCCATTTCCTATAAATTCCCGGCGGAGCAAGTGGAAACCGTGGTTGAAGATATCATCCTGAGAGTGGGGCGGACCGGCGTTCTGACACCGACAGCCGTTCTTCAGGCGGTTCCGGTGGCAGGCTCCACAGTCAGCCGTGCCACTCTCCATAACCTGGATAATATCCGGGAGAAGGATATCCGCATCGGCGATCATGTCCTCATCCACAAAGCCGGGGATGTGATCCCGGAGGTGATTCGGGTTTTGCCGGAAAAACGCAGCGGTGAGGAGCGGTTCTTTGAGATGCCGGAGCTTTGTCCGGAATGTCAGAGTCCGGTTTTGCGGGAAGAGGGGGAAGCGGCTTATCGTTGTCAAAGCATCAGCTGCCCGGCCCAGCAGCGGGAGGGGATTATCCATTTTGTCTCCCGGGATGCCATGGCTATTGACGGCTTAGGTCCGGCGGTGATTCAACAGCTTTTGGACGCGGATTTGATTAAAGACGCCGCAGACCTATATGCTTTAAGCTTCGAGGATTTGGTGCCTTTGGAACGGATGGGTCAAAAATCAGCGGAAAACTTGCTGAAGGCCATTGCCGACAGCAAAGAACGGGGATTGGCTCCGCTGATTTTCGCATTGGGTATCCGCCATACTGGGGTCAAGGCCGGGAAGATTTTAGCTCAGACTTTTGGTTCTATGGAAAAGCTGCAAGGAGCCGGTTTGGAAGAGCTGCTGGCCATACCGGATATCGGGCCGGGGATGGCAGAAAGCCTGGTTCAGTTTTTTGGTATGGAAAGTACGGAGCGTTTTTTAGCAAAACTGCAGGAAGCCGGGGTAAAGATGACGGCGGACATTTCGGCAAGACCCCAGATCTTTGCCGGCAAGAGCATTGTCGTAACGGGTTCCTTAGAACGCTGGGAGAGGCGGGAGATTGAGACTCTCATCGAAGAGCGTGGGGGCAAGGCGGCCAGCAGTGTCAGCAAGAAGACCGCTTTCGTTGTAGCCGGTGAAAAGGCAGGGTCCAAGCTGGTGAAAGCTCAAGACTTGGGCATTGCGGTTTTGACGGAAGAGGAATTTGAGTTGATGCTCAAGGACGAATCTTAA